One Leucobacter muris DNA segment encodes these proteins:
- a CDS encoding META domain-containing protein — protein MNRSLRVLALSAAALTGLLAFSACSSGDASVVGAWGAPDTRGEPSLVFEQDGSYSGNDGCNNVGGRWSEDGDSIDLGNMHSTLMYCEGVDTWLGLARSAELSGDTLTLLDEDGGEIGTLQRADG, from the coding sequence ATGAACCGTTCGCTTCGCGTTCTCGCGCTCTCAGCCGCCGCGCTCACCGGTCTGCTCGCGTTCAGCGCCTGCTCCTCGGGCGACGCCTCCGTGGTCGGCGCCTGGGGCGCCCCCGACACCCGCGGCGAGCCGTCGCTCGTCTTCGAGCAGGACGGCAGCTACTCGGGCAACGACGGCTGCAACAACGTCGGCGGGCGATGGAGCGAAGACGGAGACTCGATCGACCTCGGCAACATGCACTCGACGCTCATGTACTGCGAGGGCGTCGACACGTGGCTCGGTCTCGCCCGATCGGCGGAGCTCTCGGGTGACACGCTCACCCTGCTCGACGAGGACGGCGGCGAGATCGGCACGCTGCAGCGCGCAGACGGCTGA